GCTCGCCGCCGACCTGCAGCGCAGCGCCCAGCAGCGGCTCAGGACGCTGGAGGAGATGCTCGTGCGGCTGGAGGCGGCCGCCGCCGACCCGCCGGCGCGCGAGCAGGCCCGGGTCTGCCGCCGCGAGCTGGCCGAGGCGGTCGCCGAGCTGGACGACCTCGCCCGCGGGGTGCATCCGGCGATCCTCGCCGACGGCGGCCTGGCCCCGGCGATGGAGATGGTCGCCGCCCGCACCGGCGCCCCCGTCCGGCTCGACATCCCCGCCCGGCGCTTCCCTCGGGACGTCGAGTCGACGCTCTACTTCGCGCTCTGCGAGGCGCTCACCAACGCCGTCAAGCACGCCGGGGCGGCCTCGATCGAGCTGAGCGTCCGCCCCGGCCCGGACGAGATCGTCGCCGAGGTCCGCGACGACGGCGCGGGCGGCGCCGCCCCGTCGCCCCGCGGCGGTCTCGCCGGGCTGACCGACCGCGTCCGCGCCCTCCGCGGCGACGTCGCCGTGCACAGCCCCCCGGGCGAGGGGACCCGCGTGACGATCACCCTCCCCGCCCCCGGCCGGGACTAGCCGGCCCCGGAGGGCCGCTCGCCGGAGATGATCGGGAGGAGGTAGCGGCGCGCGAAGTCGCGGGCGCCCTCGTCGTCGAGGGGGATGTGGCCGTCGGGGGTCAGCATGAGGGAGTGCGTGAGGCGGATGAGGATCTCGGCGACGACCTCGGGGTCCACGTGCGGCGGGGCGGCGCCGGCCCGCTGGGCGGTGCGCAGGCGCCCGGCGAGGTAGCCGCGGGCCGCCGCCAGCAGCGGCCCGGCCTTGACGGTGGCGTGCGGGAGGAACAGCTCCGGCTCGACGACCATGAGGCGGGTGATCAGGCGCTGCTCCCGGCTGATGCGCAGGGTGACGGCGAAGCCCTCGACCAGGCGCTCCTCCAGGGTGGGCAGCGCGGCGACGGCCTGGTCCAGCTCGGCGAAGAAACGCCGCGCCTCCCGCAGCAGGACGCCCGTGACCAGGTCGCCCTTGCTGGGGAACCGGCGGTAGATGGTGGCGCGGCCGAGCCCGCACTCGCGGGCGACGTCGTCCATCGTGGTGCGGCGCGGGCCGTACGTCTCGAACGACCGCAGGGCGGCGTCCAGGATCCGGTCGGTCTGGGGCTCGCTCTCCGGGCCGGCGGTCAGCAGGCTGCGCAGGAGCTCGTCGTCGCGCGTCAGTTCGTCGTCGCTCGTCATCGTGCGGCCGACTCTAGCCGCCCGGCCCGCGGCGGGCGGTGCGCAGAGCGCGGGCCGCGACGGGGGAGTGCCGCAGGGTTCGGCCTTCAGGCGCGCCGCTCACTCTCCGGCGCGGCGGCCGCCGTCGCCGGACAGGGCGGTGACGGCCTCGTCCAGCGTCGGGTAGGAGATGAGGTGGCGGTCGAGGCCGCTGCGCTCGATGACGGTGCGGAAGCGCCGCTCCGGCCTGGCCAGCACCAGCTCGCCCTGCGCGCGGTGCGCGGCCTTCCACAGGACGATGAGCGCGTTGAGCCCCGAGGAGTCGATGAAGTCGACCCCGCCGACGTCCATCACCACGCACGGCGACCCGGACATGCCGCGCAGGTCCGCGAGGACGTGGTCGCGGAGGAGGCCGGAGGTGAGGATGGTCAGCTCGCCCTCGGCCTCCACGATGAGACAGGAGTCGCGCAGCCGGCTGCGGACGCGCAGCGGTTCGGGCGGGACCGAGGTGGGCGGCCTTCCGCCCCCGGGGACATGCCGATCGCCTTCCGTCGTCACAGGCACCTCGCTACCCGCGTTCGGGCAGGTCATGCGGACGCGCCGCGGGAGTGCGGCGGGCGGTGGACGGGCGCGCGGACGAGGGGCGCGGACGAGGGGCGCGGCGGGATCAGCGCAGCGGGATGAACTCCATGGCCTCGTCCGCCAGGAGCCGGGCGGCGGGCCCGTAGCGGTCGCGCAGCTCCGTCACCACCCGCTGCGCCCGGACGGCGGGCCAGTCCGCGGGCAGGTGCTCGACGGGAAGCCGGGGGTCGGCGCGGACGAGCTGCAGCCACTCGGTGGTCAGCCACAGGTAGCGGGCGAGGTCGTCGGGGGCGCCGGGGAGCGGGCGGGGGCGGTCCCAGCGGCGGAGGAACCGCCGGTAGCCGTCCGCGAGGCCGTTCAGGTCGAACGCCTCGCGCAGCATGCCGGCCACGTCCGTGGGCTGCTCGGCCGCGCCGGTGAAGACCTTGAGGTGGCCGTTCAGGCCGAGGCCCGCGACGATCGGGCGGACGTCCACCCGGGACGGCGCGATCCACGTCCCGTTGCCGAGCGAGCCGAAACCTGCCCAGACGAGGCGCGCGCGCAGATCGTGCCGGACGCGCTGCCAAGACTCAGGCATGGAGAACGCCAGCACCGTCCAGGTGCCGTCCCAGTCGTCGTTGACGACGCCCTGCCGCCAGACGCGGTCTTCGCCGTCGCGCAAGATCTCCTCCGTCCGGGGAGTGAGCCCGAAGTGCATGCGGCGCCCCGAGCGGTGCCGTGTCAGCAGGCCCCGCGCGACCATGCGGCTGAGCGTCGACCGGACGGCGTGCTCGCCGACGCCGAGGCGCGCGAAGGCGGCGATGAAGCTTCCGGAGAACACCGCGATGTCGCGCCCGAGAACGTAGTTGCCGAGGTAGGTCAGCATCAGCGACTGCGGCCGGAGCCGCGGGGGCCGCTCGGCGGCCGCCTCCGGCCCGGCCGTGCTCGGTGCGTTCACCCTTGCGGCTCCCGTCATCCCGCCGGCGTGACGACGGCGGTCCGGGCGCACCGTCCGCCGTCCCGCCGAAACTCGGCAGAACATTGACCGCTGTGAAGAATACGCCTAACTTCGGTCGTGGCCCATCCCGGCGGGAGAGGACGGCCCGAATGCGCAACGAAGGACTCGGGTCCTGGCCGGCGCGCCGCGCCCGCAAGACCCCGCGGGCGGCCGCGCTGATCCACGAGGGGCGGACGCTCACCTACGCCGACCTGCTCGGCCGCGTCGCGCGCCTCGCGCACGCGCTGCGCGGCCTCGGGATCCGCCCGGGGGACCGGGTCGCCTACCTCGGGCCCAACCACCCGTCCTTCCTGGAGACGCTGTTCGCCACGGGCATGGCCGGCGGCGTGTTCGTCCCCCTCAACGCCCGCCTGACCGCCCCGGAGATCACCTATCAGCTGGCCGACTCGGGCGCCTCGGCGCTGGTGTACGCGCCGTCCCACGCCGACCTGGCGGACGATGCCCGCGGCGGAACCCCGGTCCGCGCGCACATCGGGGTCGGCGACCCGGGGGAGGGCGGCTACGAGGCGCTCCTGGCCGCCGCCCCGGACGAGCCGCTCGACCCGCCCGTCGCGCTCGACGACCCCTGCATGATCATGTACACGTCCGGCACGACCGGGCGGCCCAAGGGCGCGACGCTCACCCACGGCAACATCACCTGGAACGCGGTCAACGTCCTCGTCGACCACGACCTGGTGGCCCGCGAGGTCGCGCTGGTGTCCGCGCCGCTGTTCCACACCGCCGCCCTCAACATGCTCGCGCTGCCCGTGCTGCTCAAGGGCGGGACGTGCGTGCTCACCGCCGCGTTCGACCCCGCCGAGACCCTCGATATGATCGCCCGTCACCGGATCACGTTCATGTTCGGGGTGCCGACGATGTTCCAGCGGGTCGCGGCGGAGCCGGGCTGGGCCGACGCGGACCTGTCGTCCCTGCGCATCCTCACCTGCGGCGGCGCGCCGGTGCCGCCGTCGCTGATCGAGACCTACCAGAAGCGCGGCCTGACGTTCCTGCAGGGATACGGGATGACCGAGGCGTCGCCCGGCACCCTGTTCCTCGACGCCGGGCACGCGGTGTCCAAGGCGGGGTCGGCCGGCGTGCCGCACTTCTTCAGCGACGTGCGGGTCGTCGGACCCGGCATGGAGGACGTCGCGCCCGGCGAGACCGGGGAGATCGTGGTCCGGGGCCCCCACGTCATGAGCGGCTACTGGGGGCGCCCCGGCGACACCGCTGCGGCGTTCTCCGACGGCTGGTTCCGCAGCGGCGACATGGCCCGCGTCGACGAGGACGGCTACGCCTACATCGTCGACCGCGCCAAGGACGTGATCATCTCCGGCGGCGAGAACGTCTACCCCGCCGAGGTGGAGAACGCGATCCTCGCCCATCCCGGCGTGCTGGAGTGCGCGGTCATCGGCGTCCCGGACGACACCTGGGGCGAGGTGGGACGCGCCGTGATCGTCCCGCGTCCGGGGGCGGAGGTGGACCCCGGCGAGGTCCTCGGCGGGCTGGCGGGCCGGCTGGCCGGCTACAAGATCCCCAAGTCGGCGGTGGTGGCCGCCGGCATCCCCCGCAACGCCGCCGGCAAGATCCTCCGGAACCGGGTGCGGGAGGAGCACGGCGTGCCATGACCGCCGCCCGGAAGCCGGCCGCGTCCGGCCGCCCCCGCCGCGGCGGGCGCCCGACCGTCACGAGCCGCGTCCTGGACATCCTTGAGGCGTTCTCCGCCGAGAGCGCCGCGCTGAACATCACCCAGATCGCCCGCCGCGCCGGCCTGCCGCTGTCCACCGCCCACCGGCTGGTCGGGGAGCTGGCGCACTGGGGAGCGCTGGAACGCGACGACCGCGGCCTGTACCGGATCGGCCTGCGGCTCTTCGAGGTCGCCGCGCTCGCGCCCCGGGGCTTCGCGCTGCGCGAGGCCGCCATGCCGTTCCTGGAGGACCTGTACGAGGCGACGCACGAGAACGTCCACCTCGCCGTCCTGGACGGGCTGGACGTCGTCTACATCGAGCGGATCTCCGCCCGCGACGCCGTCCACGTCCTGTCCCGCGTCGGGGGCCGCTGGCCCGCCCACGCGACGGGCGTCGGCCTCGCGATGCTCGCGCACGCCGACCCCGCCCTCCAGGAGCGCGCCATCGCCGGCCCGCTGCGCCGCTTCACCGACAAGACGATCACGTCGGGCCGGCAGCTGCGGCGCGTCCTCGCCGAGGTCCGCCGCACCGGCGTCGCGGTCAGCGACGGCCAGGTCGAGACGTTCGCGCTGTCGGTCGGCGCGCCGGTCTTCGGCCCGGACGACGAGGTCGTCGCCGCCGTCGCGATCGTCGTCCCGTCCGACGGCTGGGACGCGCGGGCGCTGACGCCCGTCGTCCGCGCCAGCGCCCGCGGGATCTCCCGCGCGCTCGGCGCGCCCCGCGCGCTGAGGCCCCCGGAGACCGCGCTGCACGGCCGCTGACGGGCGGTTCTTCCGCTGGACGGAATCCCTGTGGCCCGCGTCACCGCACCGCCGGGATGGTCGAGACGATCCCCCGTCCACCCCCGACCACCGGAGGAGCGACCCATGGTCTTCGCACGCAACCAGTGGTACGTGGCC
The sequence above is drawn from the Actinomadura hallensis genome and encodes:
- a CDS encoding STAS domain-containing protein, whose translation is MTTEGDRHVPGGGRPPTSVPPEPLRVRSRLRDSCLIVEAEGELTILTSGLLRDHVLADLRGMSGSPCVVMDVGGVDFIDSSGLNALIVLWKAAHRAQGELVLARPERRFRTVIERSGLDRHLISYPTLDEAVTALSGDGGRRAGE
- a CDS encoding TetR/AcrR family transcriptional regulator encodes the protein MTSDDELTRDDELLRSLLTAGPESEPQTDRILDAALRSFETYGPRRTTMDDVARECGLGRATIYRRFPSKGDLVTGVLLREARRFFAELDQAVAALPTLEERLVEGFAVTLRISREQRLITRLMVVEPELFLPHATVKAGPLLAAARGYLAGRLRTAQRAGAAPPHVDPEVVAEILIRLTHSLMLTPDGHIPLDDEGARDFARRYLLPIISGERPSGAG
- a CDS encoding IclR family transcriptional regulator, coding for MTAARKPAASGRPRRGGRPTVTSRVLDILEAFSAESAALNITQIARRAGLPLSTAHRLVGELAHWGALERDDRGLYRIGLRLFEVAALAPRGFALREAAMPFLEDLYEATHENVHLAVLDGLDVVYIERISARDAVHVLSRVGGRWPAHATGVGLAMLAHADPALQERAIAGPLRRFTDKTITSGRQLRRVLAEVRRTGVAVSDGQVETFALSVGAPVFGPDDEVVAAVAIVVPSDGWDARALTPVVRASARGISRALGAPRALRPPETALHGR
- a CDS encoding acyl-CoA synthetase: MRNEGLGSWPARRARKTPRAAALIHEGRTLTYADLLGRVARLAHALRGLGIRPGDRVAYLGPNHPSFLETLFATGMAGGVFVPLNARLTAPEITYQLADSGASALVYAPSHADLADDARGGTPVRAHIGVGDPGEGGYEALLAAAPDEPLDPPVALDDPCMIMYTSGTTGRPKGATLTHGNITWNAVNVLVDHDLVAREVALVSAPLFHTAALNMLALPVLLKGGTCVLTAAFDPAETLDMIARHRITFMFGVPTMFQRVAAEPGWADADLSSLRILTCGGAPVPPSLIETYQKRGLTFLQGYGMTEASPGTLFLDAGHAVSKAGSAGVPHFFSDVRVVGPGMEDVAPGETGEIVVRGPHVMSGYWGRPGDTAAAFSDGWFRSGDMARVDEDGYAYIVDRAKDVIISGGENVYPAEVENAILAHPGVLECAVIGVPDDTWGEVGRAVIVPRPGAEVDPGEVLGGLAGRLAGYKIPKSAVVAAGIPRNAAGKILRNRVREEHGVP
- a CDS encoding PaaX family transcriptional regulator, with product MNAPSTAGPEAAAERPPRLRPQSLMLTYLGNYVLGRDIAVFSGSFIAAFARLGVGEHAVRSTLSRMVARGLLTRHRSGRRMHFGLTPRTEEILRDGEDRVWRQGVVNDDWDGTWTVLAFSMPESWQRVRHDLRARLVWAGFGSLGNGTWIAPSRVDVRPIVAGLGLNGHLKVFTGAAEQPTDVAGMLREAFDLNGLADGYRRFLRRWDRPRPLPGAPDDLARYLWLTTEWLQLVRADPRLPVEHLPADWPAVRAQRVVTELRDRYGPAARLLADEAMEFIPLR